One Glycine max cultivar Williams 82 chromosome 6, Glycine_max_v4.0, whole genome shotgun sequence DNA segment encodes these proteins:
- the LOC100778160 gene encoding probable nucleoredoxin 3: protein MAGLNFEATYTDNHDILKIFAAEGVEFLLSCEGKVPVSECNGKIICLFFTANWCRPCRAFIPRLVELYETLRKRGINLEIIFISFDRDEDGFKEHFKNMPWLAVPFDVSLHRRLIDRYRIDRIPSFVPLCSDGITIEEDLIGCIEDYGADAFPFTRKRHEELKAIDIRKREEANLEELLGHKGCHFLISGDDRKVPISELAGKTIGLYFGAYWSPPCCAFTVQLTDAYNNLKVEKGDCFEIVLISTDRDLEEFNVNKSSMPWLAVPYEDRTRHDLRRIFDVKGIPALVLIGPDGKVISVNGKLMVSSYGAEAFPFTESRIRDLEAALRKEGEALPQQVEDVKHEHVLKLDMAKAYVCDSCKKQGKFWTFSCDVCDYDLHPSCLEKVNKD from the exons ATGGCAGGGTTAAATTTTGAAGCCACATATACTGACAACCATGATATTCTGAAGATATTTGCAGCTGAAGGTGTTGAATTCCTTTTATCTTGTGAAGGAAAG GTACCCGTATCAGAATGCAATGGGAAAATTATATGCCTATTTTTCACTGCAAACTGGTGTAGACCTTGCAGAGCTTTCATTCCCCGTCTTGTTGAACTTTATGAAACACTGAGAAAGAGGGGAATAAATCTAGAgatcatcttcatctcctttgACCGTGATGAGGATGGATTtaaagaacacttcaagaacaTGCCATGGCTAGCCGTCCCATTTGATGTAAGTTTGCACAGAAGACTGATTGACAGATACCGAATTGATCGAATCCCATCATTCGTTCCATTATGTTCAGATGGCATAACCATTGAAGAAGACTTGATTGGATGCATTGAGGATTATGGTGCTGATGCATTTCCTTTCACAAGGAAGAGGCATGAGGAATTGAAAGCCATAGATATAAGGAAGCGTGAGGAAGCAAACTTGGAAGAATTATTGGGACACAAAGGGTGCCACTTTCTCATCTCAGGAGATGATAGAAAG GTGCCCATATCTGAACTAGCTGGTAAAACCATAGGCCTTTATTTTGGGGCCTATTGGTCTCCTCCTTGCTGCGCCTTCACTGTCCAACTTACCGATGCATACAACAATCTCAAGGTGGAAAAAGGCGACTGCTTTGAGATTGTTTTAATCTCAACAGATAGAGACCTTGAGGAATTCAATGTCAACAAAAGTAGTATGCCCTGGCTTGCTGTCCCATACGAGGACAGGACAAGGCATGACCTTCGAAGAATCTTTGATGTAAAGGGCATTCCTGCTTTGGTTCTCATTGGACCAGATGGCAAAGTCATTAGTGTGAATGGGAAGTTAATGGTCTCCTCATACGGTGCAGAAGCTTTCCCGTTCACCGAATCACGGATAAGAGACCTCGAAGCAGCTCTTAGAAAGGAAGGAGAGGCTTTGCCTCAGCAGGTTGAGGATGTGAAGCATGAACATGTACTGAAATTGGATATGGCCAAAGCATATGTATGTGATTCATGTAAAAAGCAAGGCAAGTTTTGGACATTCTCTTGTGATGTCTGTGACTATGACCTTCACCCAAGTTGTCTAGAAAAGGTCAACAAGGACTAA